One stretch of Corallococcus soli DNA includes these proteins:
- a CDS encoding DEAD/DEAH box helicase has protein sequence MTFDELQLTDSLLKAVKAEGYTTPTPIQVKAIPHALAGKDVLGVAQTGTGKTAAFALPILQRLSAKAPSGGARPVRCLVLTPTRELASQVSESFGTYGKNLPLRHAVVFGGVGQTPQVQALRQGVDILVATPGRLLDLIDQGHVTLRALEVFVLDEADRMLDMGFIHDVRRVIKVLPKERQTLFFSATLPPDIMDLARNILRDPVRVEVSPASTTAETVSQQVYFVKREEKRALLTHLLQDAKVIPRALVFTRTKHGANRVAKQLTQAGVRADAIHGNKSQNARERALDEFRAGTLRVLVATDIAARGIDIDGLSHVFNYDLPNVPEQYVHRIGRTGRAGASGQAVSFCDSEEREYLRDIERTIRRSVPVVADASFRSLLPATLPGDLVEDDRPPLAGGRGGGRGNGGQRRGGNGGGGGGGGRGGGRGGGQGRGGGGGQRPSSGAGAQASRGGGQVRAQASRPAGAGAPPPAAGASTPPPRRQFSKWG, from the coding sequence ATGACGTTTGACGAACTGCAGTTGACTGACTCACTCCTCAAGGCCGTGAAGGCCGAGGGCTACACCACGCCGACGCCCATCCAGGTGAAGGCGATTCCGCACGCCCTGGCGGGCAAGGACGTCCTGGGCGTGGCCCAGACGGGCACGGGCAAGACGGCGGCGTTCGCGCTGCCCATCCTCCAGCGGCTGTCCGCGAAGGCCCCCTCGGGCGGCGCGCGTCCGGTGCGCTGCCTGGTGCTGACGCCCACGCGTGAGCTGGCCAGCCAGGTCAGTGAGAGCTTCGGGACCTACGGCAAGAACCTGCCCCTGCGCCACGCGGTGGTGTTCGGCGGCGTGGGCCAGACGCCGCAGGTCCAGGCGCTGCGCCAGGGCGTGGACATCCTGGTGGCGACGCCGGGACGCTTGTTGGACCTGATTGATCAGGGCCACGTCACGCTGCGCGCGCTCGAGGTGTTCGTGCTCGACGAGGCGGACCGCATGCTGGACATGGGCTTCATCCACGACGTCCGGCGCGTCATCAAGGTCCTGCCGAAGGAGCGCCAGACGCTGTTCTTCAGCGCGACGCTGCCGCCGGACATCATGGACCTGGCGCGCAACATCCTGAGGGATCCGGTGCGGGTGGAGGTGTCGCCCGCGTCCACCACCGCGGAGACGGTGAGCCAGCAGGTGTACTTCGTGAAGCGCGAGGAGAAGCGCGCGCTGCTCACGCACCTGCTCCAGGACGCGAAGGTCATCCCGCGCGCGCTGGTGTTCACGCGCACGAAGCACGGCGCCAACCGCGTGGCCAAGCAGCTCACGCAGGCGGGCGTGCGCGCCGACGCCATCCACGGCAACAAGAGCCAGAACGCCCGTGAGCGCGCGCTGGACGAGTTCCGCGCGGGCACGCTGCGCGTGCTGGTGGCCACGGACATCGCGGCGCGCGGCATCGACATCGACGGGCTGTCGCACGTCTTCAACTACGACCTGCCCAACGTGCCGGAGCAGTACGTGCACCGCATCGGCCGCACCGGCCGCGCGGGCGCCAGCGGCCAGGCCGTGTCGTTCTGCGACTCCGAGGAGCGCGAGTACCTGCGCGACATCGAGCGCACCATCCGCCGCAGCGTGCCGGTGGTGGCGGACGCCAGCTTCCGTTCGCTGCTCCCCGCGACGCTCCCGGGCGACCTGGTGGAGGACGACCGTCCGCCCCTCGCCGGTGGGCGCGGTGGTGGCCGGGGCAATGGTGGTCAGCGCCGCGGCGGCAACGGCGGCGGTGGCGGCGGCGGCGGACGTGGTGGTGGACGCGGTGGCGGTCAGGGCCGTGGCGGTGGCGGCGGTCAGCGTCCGTCCAGCGGCGCGGGCGCCCAGGCGTCGCGCGGCGGCGGTCAGGTCCGTGCGCAGGCGAGCCGTCCGGCCGGGGCCGGGGCACCTCCTCCGGCCGCGGGGGCCAGCACGCCTCCGCCCCGGCGGCAGTTCTCCAAGTGGGGCTGA
- the mdoH gene encoding glucans biosynthesis glucosyltransferase MdoH gives MNAEPYSPAMARPRRVMVLGLAALTTGFASVEMHRLLSARGTTVPEGFVLMLFTLCFAWIALSFWGGVAGFVQLVSNRRVPGLRWPTEEEAAGPLTRRTAVVMPVHNEDPASVFAHVQATYESIAATGHLDAFDFYVLSDSTRAEAWVAEELAWSELCRRVGGQGRIFYRRRFDNTGKKAGNLAEFCERWGRRYDFLLVLDADSLMAGDSVVNMARLMELNPGAGILQVPPQNVGRSTLFARLQQFAGRIYGPIVAAGAAAWQLGDSNYWGHNAILRMAPFIEHCGLPVLPGQQPFGGHILSHDFVEAALMRRAGYTVWLVPELGGSYEQPPPDLLAYAQRDRRWCQGNLQHLGLVLAGGLHPMSRAHFLMGVMSYVASPLWLIFLVSGLFAALHEWFFSPTTLMDFQSTLPGGDAFDTAGALRLMVLSLAMLWIPRLMGLGLVLADRAEAARMGGRFKLTLSVLLEGGVSTLMAPVMMLFQSHFVFGTLLGYRVSWSSQQREDTDLPWSEALRRHKWHMAVGAVLAALTVAVAPGMLAWLSPVILGLWLAPAISVFTARASLGLWAQRRGLFLIPEEVTPPAVLVRAQELSEEGLEPVDDALDHVLTDPRAHALHLALLEAHPTAGVPGALASARRKLLAGAVEPLSPQEKSAVLLDARTLSELRGRRLGVRA, from the coding sequence ATGAACGCCGAACCGTACTCGCCGGCCATGGCCCGCCCTCGCCGCGTGATGGTGCTGGGGCTGGCGGCCCTGACCACCGGGTTCGCCTCCGTGGAGATGCACCGGCTGCTGAGCGCCCGGGGCACCACGGTGCCGGAGGGCTTCGTGCTGATGCTGTTCACGCTGTGCTTCGCGTGGATCGCCCTGTCGTTCTGGGGCGGCGTCGCGGGCTTCGTGCAGCTCGTGTCCAACCGCCGCGTGCCGGGCCTGCGCTGGCCCACGGAGGAGGAGGCCGCCGGGCCGCTCACGCGCCGCACCGCGGTGGTGATGCCGGTGCACAACGAGGATCCGGCGTCGGTGTTCGCGCACGTGCAGGCCACGTACGAGTCCATCGCGGCCACCGGGCACCTGGACGCGTTCGACTTCTACGTGCTCAGCGACTCCACGCGCGCGGAGGCGTGGGTGGCGGAGGAGCTGGCGTGGTCGGAGCTGTGCCGCCGCGTGGGCGGGCAGGGCCGCATCTTTTACCGGCGCCGCTTCGACAACACCGGCAAGAAGGCCGGCAACCTGGCCGAGTTCTGTGAGCGCTGGGGCCGGCGCTACGACTTCCTGCTGGTGCTGGACGCCGACAGCCTGATGGCGGGCGACAGCGTGGTGAACATGGCCCGGCTGATGGAATTGAACCCGGGCGCGGGCATCCTCCAGGTGCCGCCGCAGAACGTGGGCCGCTCCACGCTGTTCGCGCGCCTGCAGCAGTTCGCGGGCCGCATCTACGGCCCCATCGTGGCGGCGGGCGCGGCGGCGTGGCAGCTGGGGGACTCCAACTACTGGGGCCACAACGCCATCCTGCGCATGGCGCCCTTCATCGAGCACTGCGGCCTGCCGGTGCTCCCCGGCCAGCAGCCCTTCGGTGGCCACATCCTCAGCCACGACTTCGTGGAGGCGGCGCTGATGCGTCGCGCGGGCTACACGGTGTGGCTGGTGCCGGAGCTGGGGGGCAGCTACGAGCAGCCGCCCCCGGACCTGCTCGCGTACGCGCAGCGCGACCGCCGCTGGTGCCAGGGCAACCTCCAGCACCTGGGCCTCGTGCTGGCGGGCGGCCTTCACCCGATGAGCCGGGCGCATTTCCTGATGGGCGTCATGTCCTACGTGGCGTCGCCCCTGTGGCTCATCTTCCTGGTGTCGGGCCTGTTCGCCGCGCTGCACGAGTGGTTCTTCTCTCCGACCACGCTCATGGACTTCCAGTCCACGCTGCCCGGTGGGGACGCGTTCGACACGGCGGGCGCGCTGCGGCTGATGGTCCTGTCGCTGGCGATGCTGTGGATCCCCCGCCTGATGGGCCTGGGGCTGGTGCTGGCCGACCGCGCGGAGGCGGCGCGGATGGGCGGCCGCTTCAAGCTGACGCTGAGCGTCCTGCTGGAGGGCGGGGTGTCCACGCTGATGGCGCCGGTGATGATGCTCTTCCAGTCGCACTTCGTGTTCGGCACGCTGCTGGGCTACCGGGTGTCGTGGTCCAGCCAGCAGCGCGAGGACACCGACCTGCCGTGGTCGGAGGCGCTGCGCCGGCACAAGTGGCACATGGCGGTGGGCGCGGTGCTGGCGGCGCTGACGGTCGCGGTGGCGCCGGGGATGCTGGCGTGGCTGTCGCCCGTCATCCTGGGGTTGTGGCTGGCCCCGGCCATCTCCGTCTTCACGGCGCGCGCGTCGCTGGGCCTGTGGGCGCAGCGCCGGGGCTTGTTCCTCATTCCGGAGGAGGTGACGCCGCCCGCCGTGCTGGTGCGCGCGCAGGAGCTGTCGGAGGAGGGGCTGGAGCCGGTGGACGACGCGTTGGACCACGTGCTCACGGATCCCCGCGCGCACGCGCTGCACCTGGCCCTGCTGGAGGCCCACCCGACGGCGGGGGTGCCCGGGGCGCTCGCCTCCGCGCGGCGCAAGCTGCTGGCGGGCGCGGTGGAGCCCCTGTCCCCCCAGGAGAAGTCCGCGGTGCTGCTCGACGCGCGCACATTGTCGGAGCTGCGCGGACGTCGGCTCGGCGTCCGGGCGTGA
- a CDS encoding M20/M25/M40 family metallo-hydrolase, whose protein sequence is MNRTSCAAVLALFVASGAFAADAPLSQGDRWWKHIEVLSSDAMEGRDTGSKGYETAAGYVSKELAALGVKPLLKTGFLQPMTLRSRRIVEAKSRIALVRGGQTLPLVQGEDVMLSARQGDTGTVDAPLVFVGYGLSIPEKGHDDFAGLDLKGKVVVLLQGGPANIPGPIKSHFSSWTERVEVLKRAGAVGVVVLQNPKLLELPWERTVAASRNPTVIFTDPSLNDAGGLKVGAVVNVARSQKWFEGAPHTFEELLALAHADQPLPKFELPSRLKVKLTIESKPLKSMNVVGVMPGSDKVLAKEYVVLSAHLDHVGIGDAVKGDRIYNGAMDNASGVAALLEVARALREQKEKPKRSVLFVLVTGEEKGLLGSKYFVSRPPVPVSSMVADFNLDMFMPHWPFTAVVAHGKDESTLSAPLAEVAARQGVRVLADPEPDRNLFVRSDQYSFIREGVPALFFKFGYTPDSSEHKLFKQWLAEHYHAPSDDVAQQPVDREGAARFITFLTAMTNAVADAPDRPRWNDDSFFLRFAKPVTTVPAAKP, encoded by the coding sequence ATGAACCGGACTTCTTGCGCTGCAGTGCTCGCGTTGTTCGTCGCCTCCGGGGCCTTCGCCGCCGATGCTCCCTTGTCGCAGGGGGACCGGTGGTGGAAGCACATCGAGGTCCTCTCCAGTGACGCGATGGAGGGGCGCGACACGGGCAGCAAGGGCTACGAGACCGCCGCGGGCTACGTGTCCAAGGAGCTGGCCGCGCTGGGGGTGAAGCCGCTGTTGAAGACGGGCTTCCTCCAGCCCATGACGCTGCGGTCGCGCCGGATCGTGGAGGCGAAGTCCCGCATCGCGCTCGTGCGCGGCGGCCAGACGCTCCCCCTGGTGCAGGGCGAGGACGTCATGCTGTCCGCGCGGCAGGGTGACACCGGCACGGTGGACGCGCCCCTGGTGTTCGTGGGGTACGGCCTGTCCATCCCGGAGAAGGGCCACGATGACTTCGCGGGCCTGGACCTCAAGGGCAAGGTGGTGGTGCTGCTCCAGGGGGGGCCCGCGAACATCCCGGGGCCCATCAAGTCCCACTTCTCCTCGTGGACGGAGCGCGTGGAGGTGCTCAAGCGCGCCGGGGCCGTGGGGGTCGTCGTGTTGCAGAACCCCAAGCTGCTGGAGCTTCCGTGGGAGCGGACGGTGGCCGCCAGCCGCAACCCCACGGTGATCTTCACGGACCCCTCGCTCAATGACGCTGGCGGCCTGAAGGTGGGCGCGGTCGTGAACGTGGCGCGGTCCCAGAAGTGGTTCGAGGGCGCGCCGCACACCTTCGAGGAGCTGCTGGCGCTGGCCCATGCGGACCAACCGCTGCCGAAGTTCGAGCTGCCCTCGCGACTGAAGGTGAAGCTCACCATCGAGTCCAAGCCGCTCAAGTCGATGAACGTGGTGGGCGTCATGCCCGGCTCCGACAAGGTGCTCGCGAAGGAGTACGTGGTGCTCAGCGCGCACCTGGACCACGTGGGCATCGGCGATGCTGTGAAGGGCGACCGCATCTACAACGGCGCCATGGACAACGCGTCCGGCGTGGCGGCGCTGCTGGAGGTGGCGCGGGCGCTGCGCGAGCAGAAGGAGAAGCCGAAGCGCTCGGTGCTGTTCGTGCTGGTGACGGGCGAGGAGAAGGGCCTGCTCGGCTCGAAGTACTTCGTGTCCCGGCCCCCCGTGCCCGTGTCGTCCATGGTGGCGGACTTCAACCTGGACATGTTCATGCCCCACTGGCCGTTCACCGCCGTGGTGGCGCACGGCAAGGATGAGTCCACGCTCTCCGCGCCGCTCGCGGAGGTGGCCGCGCGGCAGGGCGTGCGGGTGCTCGCGGATCCGGAGCCGGACCGCAACCTGTTCGTGCGCAGCGACCAGTACTCGTTCATCCGCGAGGGCGTGCCCGCGCTGTTCTTCAAGTTCGGCTACACGCCAGATTCCAGCGAGCACAAGCTGTTCAAGCAGTGGCTCGCCGAGCACTACCACGCGCCTTCGGACGACGTGGCCCAGCAGCCCGTGGACCGCGAAGGCGCCGCGCGCTTCATCACGTTCCTGACCGCGATGACGAACGCGGTGGCGGATGCGCCCGACCGCCCGCGGTGGAACGACGACAGCTTCTTCCTGCGCTTCGCGAAGCCGGTGACGACGGTGCCCGCCGCGAAGCCGTAG
- a CDS encoding ATP-binding protein: protein MGEAFRRFTVVEPTADEAPFARDEPPRAHLPPTGSVALVFTDIQGSTRLWERCGASMRDALELHDGVLRALLLGTGGYEVKSQGDAFMVAFASPVEAVHWCLRAQEALLHVGWPTALLAEPDAAEEHAPEGLTHRGLRVRMGVHVGEPDYRMDPSTHRLDYLGPPVNIAARVADAGHGGQVLLSGAAWARVAPELAAMGVPASRTLGAFRLRGVGDSVTLVEVLPASLAHRRFGALRAPRERPGNVPASRQDLVGRGEELDTLRQWVREGARLISILGPGGMGKTRLATHFGSLESDAGGWEGGVWRCDLEEALTAGDLCHAVGRALGVPLAADGDGSTPSERLGRALDGCGDVLVILDNVEQVVRHVPETLGRWRVLAPRARFLVTTREALRLPGERVLDLAPLSLPDPEETHREVILRSDAVRLFVQRAHEARGDFTLTDAQAPRVAEIVRQLDGIALAIELAAARVSVLGVEQLLERLSKRFELLRAGRRDAPARQATLRGAIDWSWNLLEPAECAALAQCSVFRGGFTLEAAEAVLVLPEGSPDVLEVLHSLRSRSLLCAREVGAPGGFLRLGLYESIREYAALRLRERGEEAACEARHADTYLQLTGWLRERVQRTGGATALRRLALERENLLAACDNAMAVRPATAESLGRALETLVALEPDARTRGPVGLLLERLERALEASAPLPVAPRKRAEALAVLGRAYLDAGQPEAARRALEEVRARFHALGDAAAQKRVLVDLSIVARHAGDVATAWTLMSAAQALPSEGDRWLEAYAVGNLGLVEQVRRGPEAAIPHLRASLALFREVGDVTFEVGFLTNCAVAMGEAGDGGEAVMLLGEALARASGVEDRIGEALARINLGCYLLDAGGIADACEHLESAVRTSRIMGQRLMEGTALGELGRAWLARGDWKQARAALGEAVAILGRASRWQSLRFIAHLAALEAASGELRAAREGFAELEAAPELSEDPSLRQLVNLLRAALDLAEASAAPPDSREGHEARSAARRRMEAARGAPRETASSDIRGALRFLEGRPGVAESRQGV, encoded by the coding sequence ATGGGCGAGGCCTTCCGAAGATTCACGGTCGTCGAGCCCACGGCCGATGAAGCGCCTTTCGCCCGTGACGAACCGCCCCGGGCACACCTCCCTCCCACCGGCTCGGTGGCGCTCGTCTTCACCGACATCCAGGGGTCCACGCGGTTGTGGGAGCGCTGTGGCGCGAGCATGCGCGACGCGCTGGAGCTGCACGACGGCGTGCTGCGCGCGCTGCTGCTGGGCACGGGCGGCTACGAGGTGAAGTCGCAGGGCGACGCCTTCATGGTCGCCTTCGCGTCCCCGGTGGAGGCGGTGCACTGGTGCCTGCGCGCGCAGGAGGCGCTCCTGCACGTGGGCTGGCCCACGGCCCTCCTGGCGGAGCCGGACGCGGCGGAGGAGCACGCACCGGAAGGGCTGACACACCGGGGGCTGCGCGTGCGCATGGGGGTGCACGTGGGCGAACCGGACTACCGCATGGACCCGTCCACCCACCGGCTGGACTACCTGGGGCCTCCGGTGAACATCGCGGCGCGCGTGGCGGACGCGGGCCACGGCGGCCAGGTGCTGCTGAGCGGCGCGGCGTGGGCTCGCGTCGCGCCGGAGCTGGCCGCGATGGGCGTGCCCGCGTCGCGCACGCTGGGTGCCTTCCGCCTGCGCGGTGTGGGTGACAGCGTCACCTTGGTGGAGGTGCTGCCCGCGTCCCTGGCGCACCGACGCTTCGGGGCGCTGCGAGCGCCCCGGGAAAGGCCCGGCAACGTGCCCGCGTCGCGGCAGGATCTGGTGGGTCGTGGCGAGGAGCTGGACACGCTGCGCCAGTGGGTGCGCGAAGGCGCGCGGCTCATCAGCATCCTGGGACCCGGTGGCATGGGGAAGACGCGGCTGGCCACGCACTTCGGCTCGCTGGAGTCGGACGCGGGCGGCTGGGAAGGCGGCGTCTGGCGGTGCGACCTGGAGGAGGCCCTGACTGCGGGGGACCTCTGCCACGCGGTGGGCCGGGCGCTGGGTGTGCCCCTGGCGGCGGACGGGGATGGCAGCACGCCGTCGGAGCGGCTGGGCCGGGCGCTGGATGGCTGCGGCGACGTGCTGGTCATCCTGGACAACGTGGAGCAGGTGGTGCGGCACGTCCCGGAGACGCTCGGGCGGTGGCGGGTGCTGGCGCCCCGCGCGCGCTTCCTCGTCACCACGCGCGAAGCGCTGCGGCTTCCCGGGGAGCGCGTGCTGGACCTGGCGCCGCTGAGCCTGCCAGACCCCGAGGAGACGCACCGGGAGGTCATCCTGCGCTCGGACGCGGTGCGCCTGTTCGTGCAGCGGGCGCACGAGGCTCGCGGGGACTTCACCCTCACCGACGCGCAGGCCCCGCGCGTCGCGGAGATCGTGCGGCAGCTGGACGGCATCGCGCTCGCCATCGAGCTGGCCGCCGCGCGCGTGAGCGTGCTGGGCGTGGAGCAGCTGCTGGAGCGGCTGTCGAAGCGCTTCGAGCTCCTGCGGGCCGGCCGCCGGGACGCGCCCGCGCGGCAGGCGACGCTGCGGGGCGCCATCGACTGGTCCTGGAACCTGCTGGAGCCGGCCGAATGCGCGGCGCTCGCGCAGTGCTCGGTGTTCCGGGGCGGCTTCACGCTGGAGGCGGCCGAAGCGGTGCTCGTGTTGCCGGAGGGCTCGCCGGACGTGCTGGAGGTGCTGCACTCGCTGCGCTCCCGCTCGCTGCTGTGCGCGCGCGAAGTCGGCGCGCCCGGAGGCTTCCTGCGCCTGGGCCTGTACGAGAGCATCCGCGAGTACGCGGCCCTGCGCCTGCGCGAGCGCGGTGAGGAGGCGGCCTGCGAAGCGCGGCACGCGGACACCTACCTCCAGCTCACCGGCTGGCTGCGGGAGCGCGTCCAGCGCACGGGCGGGGCCACGGCGCTGCGCCGGCTGGCCCTGGAGCGCGAGAACCTGCTGGCCGCGTGCGACAACGCGATGGCGGTGCGGCCGGCGACCGCGGAGTCGCTGGGCCGCGCGCTGGAGACGCTGGTGGCGCTGGAGCCGGATGCGCGCACGCGCGGGCCGGTGGGTCTGCTGCTGGAGCGGCTGGAGCGGGCGCTGGAGGCGTCGGCCCCCTTGCCGGTGGCACCCCGGAAGCGCGCGGAGGCCCTGGCCGTGCTGGGGCGTGCGTACCTGGACGCGGGCCAGCCGGAAGCGGCGCGCCGGGCCCTGGAGGAGGTGCGCGCCCGCTTCCACGCGCTGGGCGATGCGGCGGCGCAGAAGCGCGTGCTCGTGGACCTGTCCATCGTCGCCCGCCACGCCGGGGACGTGGCCACCGCATGGACGCTGATGAGCGCCGCGCAGGCCCTCCCGTCCGAAGGCGACCGCTGGCTGGAAGCGTACGCGGTGGGGAACTTGGGCCTCGTCGAACAGGTGCGGCGCGGCCCGGAGGCGGCCATCCCGCACCTGCGCGCGTCGCTCGCGTTGTTCCGCGAGGTGGGCGACGTGACGTTCGAGGTGGGCTTCCTCACCAACTGCGCGGTCGCCATGGGCGAAGCGGGTGACGGCGGCGAAGCGGTGATGCTGCTGGGCGAAGCCCTGGCCCGGGCCTCCGGCGTGGAGGACCGCATCGGAGAGGCCCTGGCCCGCATCAACCTGGGCTGCTACCTGCTGGACGCGGGCGGCATCGCGGACGCGTGCGAGCACCTGGAGTCCGCGGTGCGCACCTCGCGGATCATGGGACAGCGGCTGATGGAGGGCACGGCCCTGGGTGAGCTGGGGCGCGCCTGGCTCGCGAGGGGTGACTGGAAGCAGGCCCGTGCGGCGCTGGGGGAGGCGGTGGCCATCCTGGGCCGCGCGTCCCGCTGGCAGTCCCTGCGCTTCATCGCGCACCTCGCCGCGCTGGAGGCCGCCTCTGGCGAGCTGCGAGCCGCCCGCGAAGGCTTCGCGGAGCTGGAGGCCGCCCCCGAGTTGAGCGAGGACCCCAGCCTGCGCCAGCTCGTGAACCTGCTGCGCGCCGCGCTGGACCTGGCCGAGGCCAGCGCCGCCCCTCCCGACAGCCGCGAAGGCCATGAGGCCCGGAGCGCGGCCCGCCGTCGCATGGAGGCGGCCCGCGGGGCCCCGCGCGAGACGGCCTCGTCGGACATCCGAGGCGCGCTGCGCTTCCTGGAAGGCCGCCCCGGCGTCGCCGAATCACGCCAGGGCGTCTGA
- a CDS encoding glucan biosynthesis protein translates to MTRWRRQMVGMTWGVGLCAATLACAQPKPATSSMAARGSGFSMETVKEKARALAAKPYQEPPVGVPPSFEKLTYDQYRDIRFRDASSLWRDAGVPFRAQFFHPGFYYTRPVVVNEVSGGKSRPVPFSTDHFTYGPLVGTPPAGKVNGFAGFRLNAPLNTKGYYDELVAFLGASYFRALGRGNVYGLSARGLAIDTALSGPEEFPTFREFWLERPAEGADQVVVHALLDSTSVTGAYRFAIRPGEQTVMDVTVTLFARKQVRQLGLAPLTSMYLFGENDRGDFDDFRPEVHDSDGLSVWMKNGEKLWRPLKNPKHTQVSSFHADGLAGFGLLQRDQAFASYEDLEARSERRPGAWVQPVGDWGKGSVRLVELPTREEIHDNIVAFWVPDAPLAAGAQLGFSYRLSWGFAPEGVKPTGSVVAATRVAAGSKPGARRFVLDFTQSIGDGTGPVEAVVTASRGQVLHPRAEVHAVTGGYRAAFELMPDGAGPVELRCFLKRGSETLTETWSYLWIP, encoded by the coding sequence TTGACGCGGTGGCGGCGACAGATGGTGGGGATGACCTGGGGTGTGGGGCTGTGCGCGGCGACGCTGGCGTGTGCCCAGCCGAAGCCGGCGACGTCGTCCATGGCGGCCCGGGGTTCGGGGTTCTCCATGGAGACGGTGAAGGAGAAGGCCCGGGCGCTGGCCGCGAAGCCGTACCAGGAGCCGCCCGTGGGCGTGCCGCCATCCTTCGAGAAGCTCACCTACGATCAGTACCGGGACATCCGCTTCCGCGACGCCAGCTCCCTGTGGCGTGACGCGGGCGTGCCCTTCCGGGCGCAGTTCTTCCACCCGGGCTTCTATTACACGCGTCCGGTGGTGGTGAACGAGGTGTCCGGCGGCAAGTCGCGCCCGGTGCCCTTCTCCACGGATCACTTCACGTACGGCCCGCTGGTGGGCACGCCGCCCGCGGGCAAGGTGAACGGCTTCGCGGGCTTCCGCCTCAACGCGCCGCTCAACACGAAGGGCTACTACGACGAGCTGGTGGCCTTCCTGGGGGCCAGCTACTTCCGCGCGCTGGGGCGGGGCAACGTGTACGGGCTGTCCGCGCGCGGGCTCGCCATCGACACGGCGTTGTCGGGGCCCGAGGAGTTCCCCACGTTCCGCGAGTTCTGGCTGGAGAGGCCGGCGGAGGGCGCGGACCAGGTGGTGGTGCACGCGCTGCTCGACAGCACCAGCGTCACGGGGGCCTACCGCTTCGCCATCCGCCCGGGTGAGCAGACGGTGATGGACGTGACGGTGACGCTGTTCGCGCGCAAGCAGGTGCGGCAGCTGGGGCTGGCGCCGCTGACCAGCATGTACCTCTTCGGGGAGAACGACCGGGGCGACTTCGACGACTTCCGCCCGGAGGTGCACGACTCCGACGGCCTCTCCGTGTGGATGAAGAACGGCGAGAAGCTGTGGCGGCCGTTGAAGAACCCGAAGCACACCCAGGTGAGCAGCTTCCATGCGGACGGGCTGGCGGGCTTCGGCCTGCTGCAGCGCGACCAGGCCTTCGCCAGCTACGAGGACCTGGAGGCGCGCTCCGAGCGCCGGCCCGGGGCCTGGGTGCAGCCGGTGGGCGACTGGGGCAAGGGGTCCGTGCGGCTGGTGGAGCTGCCCACCCGCGAGGAGATCCACGACAACATCGTGGCCTTCTGGGTGCCGGATGCACCGTTGGCGGCGGGTGCACAGCTTGGGTTCTCGTATCGCCTGTCCTGGGGCTTCGCGCCGGAGGGCGTGAAGCCGACGGGGTCGGTCGTCGCGGCGACGCGTGTCGCGGCGGGCAGCAAGCCGGGGGCGCGTCGCTTCGTCCTCGATTTCACCCAGAGCATCGGGGATGGCACGGGCCCGGTGGAGGCGGTCGTCACCGCTTCCCGTGGGCAGGTGCTGCACCCTCGCGCGGAAGTGCACGCCGTCACCGGCGGCTACCGCGCGGCCTTCGAGCTGATGCCCGACGGAGCAGGCCCCGTCGAGCTCCGCTGCTTCCTGAAACGCGGTTCCGAGACCCTCACCGAGACCTGGAGCTACCTGTGGATTCCGTGA